In one Sphingomonas sanguinis genomic region, the following are encoded:
- the alaS gene encoding alanine--tRNA ligase, producing MTSTNDIRRGFLDYFGSEGHQIVPSAPLVPQNDPTLMFVNAGMVPFKNVFTGLESRPYSTATSSQKCVRAGGKHNDLDNVGYTARHHTFFEMLGNFSFGDYFKEQAITHAWTLLTKIWGINPEKLTATVYHTDDEAFDLWKKIAGLPEHKIIRIPTKDNFWAMGENGPCGPCSEIFYDHGDHIYGGPPGSPEEDGDRFVEIWNLVFMQFEQEANEIVGELPKKSIDTGMGLERIAAVLQGVHDNYDTDTFKALIAASCELTHTKAEDGQKASHRVIADHLRSAGFLVADGVLPANEGRGYVLRRIMRRAMRHAHLLGAKEPLMHRLVPALVAEMGAAYPELVRAQPLIEATLRQEETRFRQTLDKGLKLLDEATAGMAPGATLAGETAFKLYDTYGFPYDLTEDALRAQNLSVDRAGFDAAMAEQKRAARAAWKGSGAKASDDVWFDIAEETGSTEFLGYASDTGEGEVLALVKDGARVDSAAAGDTVSVIVNQTPFYGESGGQVGDSGTISSDTGLKAVVTDTSKQLGRVFVHNAEIQEGGIKVGDSVKLAIDTARRAAIRANHSATHLLHEALRQRLGTHVAQKGSMVAPERLRFDFSQPVGMTADDIAEVETKVNEQVRGNGSVVTRLMTPDEAIEMGAMALFGEKYGDEVRVVSMGEDADGTYSLELCGGTHVNALGEIGVFKIVSEGAVSSGVRRVEALTGEGARAYLSHRDDMLKAAAATLKTTPDEVPARIAALVEDRRRLERELAEAKKALAMGGGAGGAAAGPEQIGDVAFIGQVLDGFEAKGLRGAVDDAKQRLGGSGVAVMVAVNDGRASVAVGVTDDLTAKHNAVELLRKAVAALGGQGGGGRPDMAQGGGPDGTKGAEALQAVRDALAG from the coding sequence ATGACCTCGACCAACGACATCCGCCGCGGCTTTCTCGACTATTTCGGAAGCGAAGGGCACCAGATCGTGCCCTCCGCGCCGCTCGTGCCGCAGAACGACCCGACGCTGATGTTCGTGAATGCGGGCATGGTGCCGTTCAAGAACGTGTTCACCGGCCTGGAATCGCGCCCCTATTCCACCGCGACCAGCTCGCAGAAGTGCGTACGCGCGGGCGGCAAGCATAACGATCTCGACAATGTCGGCTATACCGCGCGCCACCATACCTTCTTTGAAATGCTCGGCAATTTCTCGTTCGGCGACTATTTTAAGGAACAGGCGATCACCCATGCCTGGACCCTGCTGACCAAGATCTGGGGCATCAATCCGGAGAAGCTGACCGCCACCGTCTATCACACCGATGACGAGGCGTTCGACCTGTGGAAGAAGATCGCAGGCCTGCCCGAGCACAAGATCATCCGCATCCCGACCAAGGACAATTTCTGGGCGATGGGCGAGAATGGGCCGTGCGGTCCGTGCTCCGAAATCTTCTACGATCACGGCGACCATATCTATGGCGGTCCTCCCGGCAGCCCGGAGGAGGATGGCGACCGATTCGTCGAGATCTGGAACCTGGTCTTCATGCAGTTCGAGCAGGAAGCCAATGAGATCGTCGGCGAACTGCCCAAGAAGTCGATCGACACGGGCATGGGGCTGGAGCGGATCGCCGCCGTCCTTCAGGGCGTGCACGACAATTACGACACCGACACCTTCAAGGCGCTGATCGCCGCCTCGTGCGAACTGACCCATACCAAGGCGGAGGACGGCCAGAAGGCGTCGCACCGGGTCATCGCCGACCATCTGCGCTCGGCCGGGTTCCTGGTCGCGGACGGGGTGCTGCCTGCCAATGAGGGGCGCGGCTATGTGCTTCGTCGCATCATGCGCCGCGCGATGCGGCATGCGCATCTGCTGGGCGCCAAGGAGCCGTTGATGCACCGGCTGGTCCCGGCGCTGGTCGCCGAGATGGGTGCGGCCTATCCCGAGCTGGTCCGTGCGCAGCCGCTGATCGAAGCGACCCTCCGCCAAGAAGAAACCCGCTTCCGCCAGACGCTCGACAAGGGCCTGAAGCTGCTCGATGAGGCGACGGCGGGCATGGCACCCGGCGCGACGCTGGCAGGTGAGACGGCGTTCAAGCTCTATGACACCTATGGCTTCCCCTATGACCTGACCGAAGACGCGCTGCGCGCGCAGAACCTGTCGGTCGACCGCGCAGGCTTCGACGCCGCCATGGCCGAGCAGAAGCGCGCTGCACGCGCCGCCTGGAAGGGCTCGGGCGCGAAGGCGTCGGACGATGTGTGGTTCGACATCGCGGAAGAGACGGGCTCGACCGAATTCCTCGGCTATGCCTCCGACACCGGCGAGGGCGAAGTGCTCGCGCTGGTCAAGGACGGGGCGCGGGTCGACAGCGCTGCCGCTGGCGATACGGTATCGGTCATCGTCAACCAGACGCCCTTTTATGGCGAGAGCGGCGGCCAGGTCGGCGACAGCGGCACCATCTCCAGCGATACGGGTCTGAAGGCGGTCGTCACCGACACCTCCAAGCAGCTCGGCCGCGTGTTCGTGCACAATGCCGAGATCCAGGAAGGCGGCATCAAGGTCGGCGACAGCGTCAAGCTGGCCATCGACACCGCGCGCCGCGCCGCGATCCGCGCCAACCATTCGGCGACGCACCTGTTGCATGAGGCGCTGCGTCAGCGGCTGGGCACCCATGTCGCGCAGAAGGGGTCGATGGTCGCCCCCGAACGCCTGCGCTTCGACTTCTCGCAGCCGGTCGGCATGACTGCCGACGACATTGCCGAGGTCGAGACGAAGGTGAACGAGCAGGTGCGCGGCAACGGCTCGGTCGTCACTCGTCTGATGACGCCGGACGAAGCGATCGAAATGGGCGCGATGGCGCTGTTCGGCGAGAAATATGGCGACGAGGTGCGCGTCGTGTCGATGGGTGAGGATGCCGACGGCACCTACTCCCTCGAACTCTGCGGCGGCACCCATGTGAATGCGCTGGGCGAGATCGGCGTGTTCAAGATCGTGTCGGAAGGCGCGGTGTCGAGCGGCGTGCGCCGTGTCGAGGCGCTGACCGGTGAGGGCGCACGCGCCTATCTGTCGCACCGTGACGACATGCTGAAGGCCGCCGCCGCGACGCTCAAGACTACCCCCGACGAAGTGCCCGCGCGCATCGCCGCGCTGGTCGAGGATCGTCGCCGTCTGGAGCGCGAACTGGCCGAGGCGAAGAAGGCGCTCGCCATGGGCGGCGGGGCCGGTGGTGCGGCGGCCGGGCCGGAGCAGATCGGCGACGTGGCGTTCATCGGCCAGGTGCTCGACGGCTTCGAGGCCAAGGGGCTGCGCGGCGCGGTGGACGATGCCAAGCAGCGTCTGGGCGGATCGGGCGTGGCGGTGATGGTCGCGGTCAATGACGGCCGCGCCTCGGTCGCGGTCGGCGTCACGGACGATCTGACGGCCAAGCACAATGCGGTCGAACTGCTGCGCAAGGCGGTGGCGGCGCTGGGCGGGCAGGGCGGCGGTGGTCGTCCCGACATGGCTCAGGGCGGCGGCCCCGACGGCACCAAGGGCGCCGAAGCGCTCCAGGCGGTACGGGACGCGCTGGCGGGCTGA
- a CDS encoding phytanoyl-CoA dioxygenase — MVERREVAGFGPWTVKQGRVHVAPPVSALERMVTVRLLLDPVDADNAPLLVAPGSPRLGLIAEDAIEGVVGQLGEAVCLAEAGEVRLYRTLILHASARAGPGRHRRVLQIDLSADDLPGGLRWGTDGQGRLS, encoded by the coding sequence GTGGTCGAGCGACGCGAGGTTGCAGGGTTCGGACCATGGACCGTTAAGCAGGGGCGCGTCCACGTCGCGCCGCCGGTGTCGGCGCTGGAGCGCATGGTCACGGTCCGCCTCCTTCTCGATCCCGTCGATGCGGACAATGCGCCGCTGTTGGTCGCACCGGGATCGCCCCGGCTGGGCCTGATCGCCGAGGATGCGATTGAGGGCGTCGTCGGTCAGCTGGGCGAGGCGGTTTGCCTGGCCGAGGCGGGCGAGGTTCGGCTGTACCGCACGCTGATCCTTCACGCCTCGGCCCGCGCCGGACCGGGGCGGCACCGGCGGGTCTTGCAGATCGATCTCTCGGCGGATGACTTACCGGGTGGTTTGCGCTGGGGCACGGACGGGCAGGGGAGACTATCATGA